One window from the genome of Musa acuminata AAA Group cultivar baxijiao chromosome BXJ1-4, Cavendish_Baxijiao_AAA, whole genome shotgun sequence encodes:
- the LOC135656860 gene encoding GTP-binding protein YPTM2-like, which yields MNPEYDYLFKLLLIGDSGVGKSCLLLRFADDSYLESYISTIGVDFKIRTVEQDGKTIKLQIWDTAGQERFRTITSSYYRGAHGIIIVYDVTDQESFNNVKQWLNEIDRYASDSVNKLLVGNKCDLTANRVVSYETAKAFADEIGIPFMETSAKNATNVEQAFMAMTADIKNRMASQPAMNSARPPTVQIRGQPVSQNTSCCSS from the exons ATGAATCCGGAATA TGATTATCTATTCAAACTTCTACTCATTGGAGATTCAGGTGTTGGCAAATCTTGTCTTCTCCTGAGATTTGCA GATGACTCATACTTGGAAAGTTACATCAGCACCATTGGAGTTGATTTT AAAATTCGCACTGTCGAGCAAGATGGAAAGACCATTAAACTTCAAATT TGGGATACTGCTGGGCAAGAGCGATTTAGGACAATTACAAGCAGCTATTATCGTGGTGCTCATGGTATTATT ATTGTCTACGATGTGACAGACCAAGAAAGCTTCAACAATGTAAAGCAATGGTTAAATGAGATTGACCGCTATGCGAGTGACAGCGTCAACAAGCTCCTGGTTGGGAACAAGTGTGATCTTACTGCAAACAGAGTGGTGTCCTATGAGACAGCTAAG GCATTTGCTGATGAAATTGGTATTCCATTCATGGAGACTAGCGCAAAAAATGCTACTAACGTAGAGCAGGCCTTCATGGCGATGACAGCAGACATAAAAAACAG GATGGCCAGCCAACCAGCCATGAACAGTGCCAGACCGCCAACAGTTCAGATCCGTGGGCAGCCTGTGAGCCAGAATACATCTTGCTGCTCATCTTAA
- the LOC103977659 gene encoding classical arabinogalactan protein 9-like → MAFHAPTLALHILLALLSTCIAQSPSASPTSSAAPPASPSIATPPAVATPPVTTPPPVATPPPVATPPPATPTMPPATAPTSSPPSPVAPVAASTSTPTAAPVPAPAAVPPSPSTSPSTSPSPTQSTSPSSGPEATAPLPSSPTGSGSRAYVHGGSKVGPLALAGAVVLLL, encoded by the coding sequence ATGGCCTTCCATGCACCAACTCTAGCGCTACACATACTCCTTGCTCTCCTCTCCACCTGCATTGCGCAGTCCCCAAGCGCGTCTCCCACCTCCTCTGCCGCACCGCCGGCATCTCCTTCCATCGCCACCCCTCCGGCCGTTGCGACACCTCCGGTTACCACCCCTCCTCCCGTCGCCACACCTCCCCCCGTGGCCACCCCACCACCCGCCACCCCGACAATGCCTCCTGCGACAGCCCCCACGTCGTCGCCACCTTCGCCAGTTGCTCCCGTAGCTGCTTCCACTTCTACTCCTACAGCGGCACCTGTGCCGGCTCCCGCGGCAGTTCCGCCATCCCCGTCCACTTCTCCATCGACGTCACCATCCCCAACTCAATCAACGTCACCTAGTTCGGGTCCCGAGGCGACCGCACCGTTGCCATCGTCTCCCACCGGCAGCGGTTCGAGGGCGTACGTGCATGGAGGCAGCAAGGTGGGACCGTTGGCGTTGGCTGGTGCAGTAGTGCTGCTGCTGTAG
- the LOC103975543 gene encoding uncharacterized protein LOC103975543 encodes MEPQAADSGASPAAAPVQKERESIFGQVDPFLIEALENPRHRLTVLRMELDIQRFMQNPDQQQFEFQHLPTSYLRCAAHRVAQHFGLQTMALEDAVDGLGNRVVAKKTPDSKFPYVCLSELPAKVPENEIIEQVKIAIRPRSKIASPGDADHLGAKRSATRTVEERKEEYDKARARIFSGSSSPEVGGPSPPISVDGRSLFLSRDVEYQKTVEEIEKTNSKDGASRMAIFRDREKDRIDPDYDRSYERYVRGLPLSQNFSMPVYSIFQPAYLYYDGGISLFGHLPMDQNNLNYNMHDPTVNAYVVGCNQKINDVVYVQWPSPTMMNSNSMYQAPFYQQHGSFQHTQNC; translated from the exons ATGGAGCCTCAGGCGGCCGATTCTGGCGCCTCCCCTGCTGCAGCCCCCGtgcagaaggagagagagagtatCTTCGGCCAGGTGGATCCGTTCCTCATCGAAGCCCTCGAGAATCCTCGCCACCGCCTTACCG TTCTGCGTATGGAGTTGGACATCCAGAGGTTCATGCAGAATCCTGACCAGCAACAATTTGAATTTCAGCATTTACCAACTTCTTATCTAAGATGTGCTGCTCATCGTGTTGCTCAACACTTCGGTCTACAGACCATGGCACTAGAGGATGCTGTAGATGGGTTAGGTAACAGGGTAGTGGCAAAGAAAACACCAGATAGTAAGTTTCCATATGTCTGTTTATCAGAACTACCTGCAAAAGTACCCGAAAACGAGATAATTGAGCAAGTTAAGATTGCTATTCGTCCGAGATCAAAAATAGCTTCCCCAGGTGATGCTGATCATCTAGGAGCTAAAAGAAGTGCAACGAGAACCGTCGAAGAGCGGAAGGAAGAGTATGACAAAGCCCGGGCCCGTATCTTTAGTGGTTCTAGCAGTCCTGAGGTTGGAGGGCCATCACCCCCTATTTCAGTCGATGGAAGAAGCTTGTTTTTGAGCAGAGATGTGGAGTACCAGAAGACTGTTGAAGAAATTGAGAAAACTAATTCTAAAGATGGTGCTTCCAGAATGGCCATTTTCAGAGACCGGGAAAAGGACCGCATTGATCCAGACTATGATCGAAGCTATGAAAG GTATGTTAGAGGACTTCCACTTTCTCAGAACTTCAGCATGCCGGTTTACAGTATTTTTCAGCCTGCATATTTGTACTATGATGGAGGCATATCTCTGTTTGGTCATTTGCCGATGGATCAAAACAATTTGAACTACAACATGCATGACCCAACTGTCAATGCATACGTTGTTGGGTGTAATCAGAAAATAAATGACGTTGTTTATGTGCAGTGGCCCAGCCCTACAATGATGAATTCAAACTCAATGTACCAG GCCCCATTTTATCAGCAACATGGGAGTTTCCAGCACACGCAGAACTGCTAG
- the LOC135656917 gene encoding 1-aminocyclopropane-1-carboxylate synthase 3-like: protein MAQMLLSMKAACNTHGQDSSYFLGLQEYENDPYDPKTNPTGIIQMGLAENQLSFDLIESWLQRHPDAAGLRRDGRVVFRELALFQDYHGLPEFKRALADLMGDLRGNKIEIDPRKLVLTAGATSANEILMFCLAEPGEAFLIPTPYYPGFDRDLKWRTGAEIVPVHCSSSNGFRITRAALEKAYQGARKRNLIVKGVLITNPSNPLGTTMSRNEIDALVDFVVAKDVHLISDEIYSGTTFDSPGFVSVTEAIEGRAHVTDRVHVVYSLSKDLGLPGFRVGAIYSNNEAVVAAATKMSSFGLVSSQTQYLLSALLSDEEFRGNYTGENQKRIKQRHDRLVQGLGRSGISCLKSNAGLFCWVDMRHLLRSNTLEGEMELWRKIVYEVGLNISPGSSCHCDEPGWFRVCFANMSAETLDVAMRRLQDFVASGQAHDDCSHQRKKPILGKWMLTLSSSDHRSERGW, encoded by the exons ATGGCCCAGATGCTACTCTCCATGAAGGCTGCGTGCAACACTCATGGGCAGGACTCCTCGTACTTCCTGGGGTTGCAGGAGTATGAGAACGACCCGTATGATCCGAAGACCAACCCCACCGGGATCATTCAGATGGGCCTGGCGGAGAACCAG CTCTCTTTCGATCTCATCGAGTCGTGGCTGCAGCGACACCCCGACGCGGCGGGGCTAAGAAGAGACGGCCGCGTCGTGTTCCGAGAGCTGGCTCTCTTCCAGGATTACCATGGCTTACCTGAGTTCAAGAGA GCACTGGCGGATCTCATGGGCGATTTAAGAGGCAACAAGATCGAGATCGATCCGCGAAAGCTCGTCCTGACCGCCGGAGCCACCTCTGCTAACGAGATTCTCATGTTCTGTCTCGCCGAACCCGGCGAGGCCTTTCTTATTCCTACTCCATACTATCCAGG GTTTGACAGGGATCTGAAATGGCGTACCGGCGCGGAGATCGTTCCTGTACACTGTTCCAGCTCCAATGGGTTCCGAATCACCAGAGCCGCCCTCGAAAAAGCCTATCAAGGAGCGCGAAAGCGTAATCTGAtagtaaaaggagttctgattacCAATCCTTCCAATCCATTGGGCACGACGATGAGTCGGAACGagatcgacgccctcgtcgacttcGTCGTCGCCAAGGACGTCCATCTCATCAGCGACGAGATCTACTCCGGAACGACCTTCGACTCGCCCGGGTTCGTCAGCGTCACGGAGGCTATCGAGGGCAGAGCACACGTAACGGATCGCGTTCACGTTGTATACAGCCTCTCCAAGGATCTCGGCCTCCCTGGCTTCCGGGTGGGTGCAATCTACTCCAACAACGAGGCCGTGGTGGCCGCAGCTACCAAGATGTCGAGCTTCGGCCTCGTCTCTTCCCAAACCCAGTACCTCCTCTCGGCTCTGCTCTCCGACGAGGAGTTCAGAGGCAATTACACCGGGGAGAACCAGAAGAGGATCAAGCAGCGGCACGACCGGCTCGTCCAAGGCCTTGGGAGGAGTGGCATCAGCTGCTTAAAGAGCAATGCGGGTCTGTTCTGCTGGGTGGACATGAGGCACTTGCTGCGTTCCAACACATTGGAGGGGGAGATGGAGCTGTGGAGGAAGATAGTGTACGAAGTGGGGCTCAACATCTCGCCGGGCTCCTCCTGCCACTGCGACGAGCCCGGGTGGTTCCGCGTCTGCTTCGCCAACATGTCGGCCGAGACACTCGACGTCGCCATGCGGCGGCTGCAGGACTTCGTGGCCTCCGGCCAAGCCCACGACGACTGCAGCCACCAAAGGAAGAAGCCAATCCTGGGCAAGTGGATGCTCACCTTGTCATCCTCGGACCACAGGTCGGAGAGGGGATGGTAA
- the LOC135656891 gene encoding F-box protein At5g39250-like, whose protein sequence is MTKDLISGEVLKAVFPLLDGEDLVSCMLVCHQWRDIARDDYFWKCVCSKRWPSICKRPPPSLSYHNLFVTFSRSQPPQPLPPSRLSFDDLEFYIDLWSEQRLVFSEAVSGTALLRGIKNPPPGIPDALKVHLDSDDYKMTMQVEPRFSLSLGRMITVSILVSRKDTHQIARIVNQSHFGYVDGNAFRALAYDYLNFAPGHPFVSGIRAWVSLLFMANNALRITDVFGIEIDFCDAASSENEVLWLLDMLDWK, encoded by the coding sequence ATGACCAAAGATCTGATATCTGGTGAGGTTTTGAAGGCTGTCTTCCCTTTACTTGATGGTGAAGATCTAGTTTCCTGCATGCTGGTATGCCATCAATGGAGAGATATTGCCAGGGATGATTACTTTTGGAAGTGCGTCTGCTCCAAGAGATGGCCTTCCATTTGCAAAAGACCTCCTCCATCCTTGAGCTACCACAACCTCTTTGTGACCTTCTCCAGATCCCAGCCACCTCAGCCGCTTCCCCCGTCAAGGCTTTCCTTTGATGATTTGGAATTCTACATCGACCTTTGGTCGGAACAGAGACTGGTATTTTCTGAAGCTGTCTCCGGCACTGCACTCCTGAGAGGGATAAAGAACCCACCTCCAGGAATACCTGATGCGCTCAAGGTTCATCTGGACAGTGATGATTACAAGATGACAATGCAAGTCGAGCCAAGATTCTCCCTTTCGTTGGGACGGATGATCACCGTGTCCATCCTCGTGAGTCGCAAGGATACACATCAAATAGCACGAATCGTGAACCAGTCCCATTTTGGGTACGTAGATGGCAACGCATTCCGCGCACTGGCTTACGACTACCTAAACTTTGCACCAGGACATCCGTTTGTATCTGGAATCAGGGCTTGGGTCTCCCTGTTGTTTATGGCGAACAATGCCCTCAGAATCACTGATGTCTTTGGCATTGAGATCGACTTCTGCGATGCTGCAAGCTCTGAGAATGAAGTCTTGTGGCTCTTGGACATGCTTGACTGGAAATAA
- the LOC135656932 gene encoding PLASMODESMATA CALLOSE-BINDING PROTEIN 3-like, which produces MAAAFLLLTLALALFGGSDAAWCVCRSDVSTSALQKSLDYACGAGADCSPVLQNGACYNPNTVLAHCSYAVNSYYQRKGQAQGSCDFAAAATLTSTDPGGNGCTYPATPSAAGTSSTPTSTSSTPTSTSTTTPTTFTPNTGTTGSTGGVLGGLGPSGTTSSLDGSHGGMLMRAELSSFLSALLLSSLILLSM; this is translated from the exons ATGGCTGCTGCTTTCCTGCTCCTCACACTCGCTCTCGCATTGTTTGGTGGTTCAG ATGCTGCTTGGTGTGTTTGCCGGTCTGATGTGAGCACATCTGCTCTGCAAAAGTCACTGGACTATGCTTGTGGAGCTGGGGCTGACTGCTCTCCTGTCCTACAAAATGGGGCATGCTACAACCCCAACACGGTGCTTGCTCATTGCTCTTATGCTGTGAATAGCTATTACCAGAGGAAGGGTCAGGCCCAAGGATCCTGTGACTTCGCTGCCGCTGCAACACTTACCTCCACAGATCCAG GGGGGAATGGCTGCACATATCCTGCAACTCCCAG TGCTGCAGGAACTTCGAGCACCCCAACAAGTACAAGCAGCACTCCAACAAGCACAAGCACCACAACTCCTACAACCTTCACCCCAAACACAGGCACAACAGGGAGCACTGGAGGTGTGCTGGGAGGACTGGGCCCATCAGGAACAACCAGCAGCTTGGATGGGAGCCATGGAGGGATGCTTATGAGGGCAGAACTGTCCTCTTTCCTCTCAGCTCTCCTGCTGTCCTCCTTGATTCTGCTGAGTATGTGA